A portion of the Deinococcus apachensis DSM 19763 genome contains these proteins:
- the sucD gene encoding succinate--CoA ligase subunit alpha has protein sequence MGILVNKDSRVIVQGITGREGANHARAMREFGTQVVAGVTPGKGGQQFEGWPVYNSVEEAKAAHDANVSIIFVPPAGAADAVLEAAHAGMPLIVLITEGVPTVDMMRAVQEVKELDAQNRAQGGQGIRLIGGNCPGLVTSGECKVGIMPNRIYQQKGRVGLISRSGTLTYEAAKLLLDAGLGTSTTVGIGGDPVIGTTFADVLPMFEADPETDAVVVIGEIGGADEEAAAEYIAQNMKKPVVAFISGRSAPAGKRMGHAGAIIMGNVGTPESKLAAFGAANVPVADTMPEIVDLVKKALNVTA, from the coding sequence ATGGGCATTCTCGTCAACAAGGACAGCCGCGTCATCGTGCAGGGCATCACCGGCCGCGAGGGCGCCAACCACGCCCGCGCGATGCGCGAGTTCGGCACCCAGGTCGTCGCGGGTGTCACCCCCGGCAAGGGCGGCCAGCAGTTCGAGGGCTGGCCCGTCTACAACTCCGTCGAGGAGGCCAAGGCTGCCCACGACGCGAATGTCTCCATCATCTTCGTGCCGCCCGCCGGGGCCGCCGACGCGGTGCTGGAAGCTGCCCACGCAGGGATGCCCCTGATCGTCCTGATCACCGAGGGCGTCCCCACCGTGGACATGATGCGCGCTGTGCAGGAGGTCAAGGAACTCGACGCCCAGAACCGCGCGCAGGGCGGGCAGGGCATCCGATTGATCGGCGGCAACTGCCCCGGCCTCGTCACCAGCGGCGAGTGCAAGGTGGGCATTATGCCCAACCGCATCTACCAGCAGAAGGGGCGCGTCGGGCTGATTTCCCGCTCCGGTACCCTGACCTACGAGGCGGCCAAGCTGCTCCTTGATGCCGGGCTGGGCACCTCGACTACCGTGGGCATCGGCGGTGACCCGGTGATCGGCACGACCTTCGCCGACGTGCTCCCCATGTTCGAGGCCGACCCCGAGACCGACGCCGTCGTCGTGATCGGCGAGATCGGCGGGGCTGACGAAGAAGCGGCCGCCGAGTACATCGCCCAGAACATGAAAAAGCCCGTGGTCGCCTTTATCTCCGGCCGCTCCGCCCCGGCGGGCAAGCGGATGGGGCACGCGGGCGCGATCATCATGGGCAATGTCGGCACGCCCGAGAGCAAGCTCGCCGCCTTCGGGGCCGCGAACGTGCCCGTCGCCGACACCATGCCCGAGATCGTCGACCTGGTGAAAAAGGCGCTGAACGTCACCGCCTGA
- a CDS encoding septal ring lytic transglycosylase RlpA family protein — protein MRALALAAVLLAVPVLGGAQASSVQRGHAVYYGGRYNSHTRMTAAHRTLPLGSWVRVTHRGTGRSVDVLINDRGPFGSRTRVIDLSRTAAARLGILSAGVAPVTVRVLSRP, from the coding sequence GTGAGGGCGCTGGCGCTCGCGGCGGTCCTCCTGGCCGTTCCAGTTCTGGGCGGGGCACAGGCGAGTTCGGTTCAGCGGGGCCACGCAGTGTACTACGGCGGGCGGTACAACTCGCATACCCGCATGACTGCCGCCCACCGCACGCTGCCGCTGGGAAGCTGGGTGCGGGTGACGCACCGGGGCACGGGCCGCTCCGTGGACGTGCTGATCAACGACCGGGGACCTTTCGGGAGCCGCACGCGGGTGATCGACCTGTCACGGACGGCGGCGGCGCGGCTCGGCATCCTGTCGGCCGGGGTGGCTCCGGTGACGGTGCGGGTGCTCTCGCGGCCCTGA
- a CDS encoding YbjN domain-containing protein, protein MTMETALLTLDTLAKYLREKEVQLDMEENNGQRFIRMGWRFEMGDAAVLVSVNDGPNNTSRLEITCVTQKQYAQRRLDVAMMLNDRNRERAFSRSIDADGNVWLEYVGFYPTLAEMPQETFDTLFGGVLMHFQDDYATLEGYVPGPQLQQPQA, encoded by the coding sequence ATGACGATGGAAACGGCGCTTCTGACGCTGGACACGCTCGCCAAGTACCTGCGCGAGAAGGAAGTTCAGCTCGACATGGAAGAGAACAACGGCCAGCGGTTCATCCGCATGGGCTGGCGCTTCGAGATGGGCGACGCGGCGGTGCTGGTCTCCGTCAACGACGGCCCCAACAACACCAGCCGTCTGGAGATCACCTGCGTGACCCAGAAGCAGTACGCGCAGCGCCGCCTCGACGTGGCGATGATGCTCAACGACCGCAACCGCGAGCGCGCCTTCAGCCGCTCCATCGACGCCGACGGCAATGTCTGGCTGGAGTACGTGGGCTTCTACCCCACCCTGGCCGAGATGCCCCAGGAAACCTTCGATACCCTGTTCGGCGGCGTCCTGATGCACTTCCAGGACGACTACGCGACGCTCGAGGGCTACGTGCCCGGGCCGCAGCTCCAGCAGCCGCAGGCGTAA
- the hisS gene encoding histidine--tRNA ligase, which produces MALQRPKGTQDHLPDGSPKLSRDVQASAFIHVQDTARRVLERAGAQFIDTPLFEEAELVKRGVGGSTDIVRKEMFTVYYFGDHGGYVLRPEGTASIVRAYLQNGLKQLPAPLKLWTHGPMFRAENVQKGRLRQFHQVDYEVLGSTDPLVDAEAIWLMWEVVRELGLTGVRVKLGSIGDPQDREAYNAYLRDLFTPHSERLSDDSRDRLTRNPMRILDSKSEGDQALIHELGVRPMLDFLGEEARAHFEATQGYLRDWDVPFDIDPSIVRGLDYYRRTAWELHHDGVGAKSALGGGGRYDGLAAQLGGQEVPGIGWAFGIERLLLALDTEGVAFPGTESPLLFLAAMDEENVGLAARVALEGRRVARVEFAYRALKPGNAFREADRRRARYAAVIGSDEASRGVLNIKNLSSGGGREVPLADLNAFLEQA; this is translated from the coding sequence ATGGCGCTTCAACGCCCCAAGGGCACCCAGGACCACCTGCCGGACGGCAGCCCGAAACTTTCCCGGGACGTACAGGCGTCGGCTTTCATCCATGTGCAGGACACCGCCCGCCGCGTTCTGGAGCGGGCAGGCGCGCAGTTCATCGACACGCCGCTGTTCGAGGAGGCCGAACTCGTCAAGCGCGGGGTGGGCGGCTCGACCGACATCGTCCGCAAGGAGATGTTCACGGTGTACTACTTTGGGGATCACGGCGGCTACGTGCTGCGCCCCGAGGGGACGGCGAGCATCGTGCGGGCGTACCTCCAGAATGGGCTCAAGCAGCTTCCGGCGCCTCTGAAGCTCTGGACCCACGGGCCGATGTTCCGCGCCGAAAACGTGCAGAAGGGCCGCTTGCGCCAGTTTCACCAGGTTGACTACGAGGTGCTGGGCTCGACCGACCCGCTGGTGGACGCCGAGGCGATCTGGCTGATGTGGGAGGTCGTGCGCGAGCTGGGCCTCACGGGCGTGCGGGTGAAGCTGGGCTCCATCGGTGACCCGCAGGACCGCGAGGCCTACAACGCTTACCTCCGCGACCTCTTCACGCCGCACAGTGAGCGCCTCTCCGACGACAGCCGGGACCGCCTGACCCGCAACCCGATGCGGATTCTGGACTCCAAGAGCGAGGGGGACCAGGCGTTGATCCACGAGCTGGGTGTTCGCCCCATGCTCGACTTTCTGGGCGAGGAGGCCCGGGCGCACTTCGAGGCAACGCAGGGCTACCTCCGTGACTGGGATGTGCCCTTCGACATCGACCCCTCCATCGTGCGCGGGCTGGACTACTACCGCCGCACCGCCTGGGAGCTGCACCACGACGGCGTGGGAGCGAAATCGGCGCTGGGCGGCGGGGGGCGCTACGACGGCCTGGCGGCGCAGCTCGGCGGGCAGGAGGTTCCCGGCATCGGCTGGGCCTTCGGCATCGAGCGGCTGCTCCTCGCGCTGGACACGGAGGGCGTGGCCTTTCCGGGAACGGAGAGCCCGCTCCTCTTCCTCGCCGCGATGGACGAGGAGAACGTGGGACTGGCGGCGAGGGTGGCGCTGGAAGGCCGCCGGGTGGCCCGGGTGGAGTTCGCCTACCGCGCCTTGAAACCCGGGAATGCCTTCCGCGAGGCTGACCGGCGCCGTGCCCGCTACGCCGCCGTGATCGGCAGCGATGAGGCGTCGCGGGGTGTCCTGAACATCAAGAATTTGAGCTCAGGCGGGGGGCGGGAAGTGCCGCTGGCCGACCTGAACGCTTTTCTGGAGCAAGCATGA
- a CDS encoding TrmH family RNA methyltransferase, translating to MTAPDVITSLQNPHVKRLVRLRTRREREREGVLLVEGAREFSRAVGAGLIPATLYTCEALYSPEACEVEPALPGPRIRLSREAFKKVSGRENPDGLLALLPTPAPRLPEPAEDAVVVVLHGLEKPGNIGAILRTADAAGAVGVFVLGRGADPYSPNVIRASQGSVFTVPVAALSEEEALTWLAEHAFTRVACTPDAPHVYWDAPLTGRVALILGAEHAGLPPEWREAELPVRVPMHGAADSLNVATAAALVLYECLRQRRTSR from the coding sequence ATGACCGCCCCTGACGTGATCACCTCCCTGCAAAACCCCCACGTCAAACGGCTCGTGCGACTCCGCACCCGCCGCGAGCGCGAGCGCGAGGGGGTACTCCTGGTCGAGGGTGCCCGCGAATTCTCCCGGGCGGTGGGGGCAGGGCTCATACCCGCCACCCTCTACACCTGCGAGGCCCTGTACAGTCCCGAGGCGTGCGAGGTGGAACCTGCTCTCCCCGGCCCCCGCATCCGACTCTCCCGCGAGGCCTTCAAGAAGGTCAGTGGGCGCGAGAACCCCGACGGCCTGCTTGCCCTCCTCCCCACGCCCGCCCCCCGCCTGCCTGAGCCTGCTGAGGACGCAGTCGTCGTCGTCCTGCACGGCCTGGAAAAACCCGGCAACATCGGCGCGATCCTGCGAACGGCGGACGCGGCGGGGGCGGTAGGCGTGTTTGTCCTTGGCCGCGGCGCCGACCCCTATTCCCCCAACGTCATTCGCGCCTCCCAGGGCAGCGTCTTCACCGTCCCTGTCGCCGCGCTGAGTGAGGAGGAGGCCCTGACCTGGCTCGCCGAACACGCGTTCACCCGCGTCGCCTGCACCCCCGACGCCCCCCACGTCTACTGGGACGCGCCCCTCACCGGCCGGGTCGCCCTCATCCTCGGTGCGGAGCACGCCGGGCTGCCCCCCGAGTGGCGAGAGGCCGAACTCCCCGTGCGCGTCCCCATGCACGGCGCCGCCGACAGCCTGAACGTCGCCACCGCCGCCGCGCTCGTCCTGTACGAGTGCCTGCGCCAGCGCCGGACGTCCCGCTAG
- the sucC gene encoding ADP-forming succinate--CoA ligase subunit beta yields the protein MKLHEYQGKELLRRFGVNVQEGRVAYTPDEVRQIAREFDQPVVVKAQVHVGGRGKAGGVKFSPTLDKAYENGEKILGMDIKGLTVKKVLVTKAVDIDAGTEYYVGMIVDRNVQSYTLMASAEGGMEIEEVAEATPEKIIKHRVDPVTGLRPFEAREVAIKAGFKGNLNKIADMMVKMSEAALRMDAVLVEINPLFVEADGTPLALDTKFEIDDNAMYRHKDLLDWRELEAEHPLEIEASKYGFAYVKLDGNVGVLGNGAGIVMTSLDVVNRAGAKPANFLDIGGGARADIVYNAVKLVSKDQDVKAIFVNIFGGITRADEVAKGIIQALNEGILTKPVRMRVAGTAEEEAKALLAEVNSPLIQMYPDMFQAAEAAAQEANQ from the coding sequence GTGAAACTTCACGAGTATCAGGGCAAGGAACTGCTGCGCCGCTTCGGCGTGAACGTGCAGGAGGGCCGGGTGGCCTACACGCCCGACGAGGTGCGGCAGATCGCCCGCGAGTTCGACCAGCCGGTCGTCGTCAAGGCGCAGGTCCACGTCGGCGGGCGCGGCAAGGCGGGCGGCGTGAAGTTCAGCCCCACCCTCGACAAGGCTTACGAGAACGGCGAGAAAATCCTCGGGATGGACATCAAGGGCCTGACGGTCAAGAAGGTCCTCGTCACCAAGGCCGTCGACATTGACGCCGGGACCGAGTACTACGTCGGCATGATCGTCGACCGCAACGTGCAGAGCTACACCCTGATGGCCTCCGCCGAGGGCGGCATGGAGATCGAGGAAGTCGCGGAAGCCACCCCCGAGAAGATCATCAAGCACCGCGTCGACCCCGTCACCGGCCTGCGCCCCTTCGAGGCGCGCGAGGTGGCGATCAAGGCGGGCTTCAAGGGCAACCTCAACAAAATTGCCGACATGATGGTGAAGATGTCGGAGGCCGCCCTGAGGATGGATGCCGTCCTCGTGGAGATCAACCCCCTCTTCGTGGAGGCCGACGGTACGCCGCTCGCGCTCGACACCAAGTTCGAGATCGACGACAACGCGATGTACCGCCACAAGGACCTCCTCGACTGGCGCGAGCTGGAGGCCGAGCACCCGCTCGAAATTGAGGCGAGCAAGTACGGCTTTGCCTACGTGAAGCTCGACGGCAACGTGGGCGTCCTGGGCAATGGCGCGGGCATCGTGATGACCTCCCTCGACGTGGTGAACCGCGCCGGGGCCAAGCCCGCCAACTTCCTCGACATCGGCGGCGGTGCGCGGGCCGACATCGTGTACAACGCGGTCAAGCTCGTCTCCAAGGACCAGGACGTCAAAGCAATCTTCGTGAACATCTTCGGCGGCATCACCCGCGCGGACGAGGTTGCCAAGGGCATCATCCAGGCGCTGAACGAGGGCATCCTGACCAAGCCCGTCCGCATGCGTGTCGCTGGAACCGCGGAGGAGGAGGCCAAGGCCCTGCTCGCCGAGGTGAACAGCCCCCTGATCCAGATGTACCCCGACATGTTCCAGGCGGCCGAGGCTGCCGCCCAGGAGGCGAACCAGTAA
- the aspS gene encoding aspartate--tRNA ligase produces MKRTCYVGELNESYAGRAVTLQGWVNRRRDLGGLIFIELRDRSGIVQVEVEPDSPAFAEADTVRAEYVVEVEGHFQPRPEGQRKGGLADYEVIASRVQVLNTAKTPPFELEKGEQVAEDIRLKYRYLDLRRSEMQRALMLRSKAVAAVTAFLDAAGFVQVETPMLTRSTPEGARDFLVPSRLNPSEFYALPQSPQLFKQLLMIAGFDRYYQLARCFRDEDLRADRQPDFTQLDMEMSFVTQEDVLEVQERLLAHVFREVLGVELPLPFPRLSYFDAMDRYGSDKPDLRFDLGFVDVTDLFRGGEFGAFADAQAVKVLAAPNLTRKQIDELERVAKQNGARGLAWVKRDGEGFTGGISKFVGEQAAALIERTGVGQGATLLFAAGEWKKAVSALGAVRLALRDLFELASNGPRFHVSWVVDFPQLEFDEDSGTWTYMHHPFTAPHPEDLPLFGTEQQGEIRAQAYDLVLNGYEIGGGSIRIHDPAVQAQMFRAIGLTEEQARDKFGFFLDALGYGTPPHGGIAWGFDRLVMVMAGAGSIREVIAFPKNNRGADLMAEAPSPVDAGQLAEVGVQVASPVRMEE; encoded by the coding sequence ATGAAACGCACCTGTTATGTCGGAGAACTGAATGAGTCCTACGCCGGGCGGGCGGTCACCTTGCAAGGGTGGGTGAACCGGCGACGGGACCTGGGGGGTCTGATCTTTATTGAACTGCGCGACCGTTCGGGCATCGTGCAGGTGGAGGTCGAGCCGGATTCCCCCGCTTTTGCGGAGGCCGACACCGTGCGGGCCGAGTACGTGGTGGAGGTGGAGGGCCACTTCCAGCCGCGCCCGGAAGGGCAGCGCAAGGGTGGCCTCGCCGACTACGAGGTGATCGCCTCGCGCGTGCAGGTGCTGAACACGGCGAAAACGCCCCCTTTCGAGCTGGAAAAAGGCGAGCAGGTGGCCGAGGACATCCGCCTGAAGTACCGCTACCTCGACCTGCGCCGCTCGGAGATGCAGCGGGCGTTGATGCTGAGAAGCAAGGCGGTAGCGGCGGTGACGGCGTTCCTCGACGCCGCGGGCTTCGTTCAGGTGGAGACGCCCATGCTCACGCGGTCCACACCCGAGGGGGCGCGCGACTTCCTGGTGCCCTCCCGGCTGAATCCGAGCGAGTTCTACGCGCTGCCGCAGTCGCCCCAGCTCTTCAAGCAGCTCCTGATGATCGCGGGCTTTGACCGCTACTACCAGCTCGCCCGCTGCTTCCGCGACGAGGACCTGCGTGCCGACCGCCAGCCCGACTTCACCCAGCTCGACATGGAGATGAGCTTCGTGACCCAGGAGGACGTGCTGGAGGTGCAGGAGCGCCTGCTGGCTCACGTCTTCCGCGAGGTGCTGGGCGTCGAGCTGCCTCTCCCCTTCCCCCGCCTGAGCTACTTTGACGCGATGGACCGCTATGGGTCAGACAAGCCGGACTTGCGCTTCGACCTGGGCTTCGTGGACGTGACCGACCTGTTCCGGGGGGGCGAGTTCGGGGCGTTCGCGGACGCACAGGCGGTGAAGGTCCTCGCTGCGCCGAACCTCACCCGCAAGCAGATTGACGAGCTGGAGCGGGTGGCGAAGCAGAACGGGGCAAGGGGGCTGGCCTGGGTCAAGCGCGACGGTGAGGGGTTTACGGGCGGCATCAGCAAGTTCGTGGGCGAGCAGGCGGCAGCCCTGATCGAGCGGACGGGTGTGGGGCAGGGCGCCACCCTCCTCTTCGCGGCGGGCGAGTGGAAGAAGGCGGTGTCGGCGCTGGGGGCGGTGCGGCTCGCGTTGCGGGATCTCTTCGAACTCGCGTCGAATGGCCCGCGCTTCCACGTCTCCTGGGTGGTGGATTTTCCCCAGCTCGAATTCGACGAGGATTCAGGGACCTGGACCTACATGCACCACCCCTTCACGGCGCCGCACCCGGAGGACCTTCCCCTCTTCGGTACAGAGCAGCAGGGAGAAATTCGCGCCCAGGCCTACGACCTGGTGCTGAACGGCTACGAGATTGGCGGCGGCTCCATCCGTATCCACGACCCCGCCGTGCAGGCGCAGATGTTCAGGGCCATCGGCCTTACCGAGGAGCAGGCACGCGACAAGTTCGGCTTCTTCCTCGACGCGCTCGGATACGGCACGCCCCCCCACGGCGGCATTGCCTGGGGCTTCGACCGCCTGGTGATGGTGATGGCGGGCGCGGGCAGCATCCGCGAGGTCATCGCCTTCCCCAAGAACAACCGCGGCGCGGATCTGATGGCAGAGGCGCCCTCCCCTGTCGATGCGGGGCAACTGGCGGAAGTGGGGGTGCAAGTGGCCTCTCCGGTCAGAATGGAGGAGTGA
- a CDS encoding M24 family metallopeptidase produces the protein MTVLEQLRAAMGQSGMDALWVSSPANVRAVSGFTSGKDGKVLVTGAEAILYTDARYTVQAREESSLSQVIARPPETYGDAAGRVRGLRVGFEAEHLTVAGLEDLRAHWDAEMVPTRGLVERVRLVKSPGEVAAIREAQELADRVFAEVRPMIRAGVRELDVALELELGLRRAGAEVGFDVIVASGPRGAMPHGVASERVIEDGDLVTIDFGARLRGYHSDMTRTVAVGTPSEELRRVYNAVLEAEEAAVAAVRPGARGGDLDAVARGILEGRGLGEAFAHSLGHGVGLDIHEGPSLRKGSDDVLEPGMVVTVEPGAYLPGVGGVRIEDLVLVTETGYEVLSRTPKEQL, from the coding sequence ATGACGGTTCTCGAACAGCTCAGGGCGGCGATGGGGCAATCGGGCATGGACGCGCTGTGGGTGAGCAGCCCGGCGAACGTGCGCGCGGTCAGCGGCTTCACGAGCGGCAAGGACGGCAAGGTGCTGGTGACGGGGGCGGAGGCTATCCTCTACACGGACGCGCGCTACACCGTGCAGGCGCGGGAGGAGTCGTCCCTCTCGCAGGTGATCGCTCGCCCACCCGAGACCTATGGGGACGCGGCGGGGCGTGTTCGTGGCCTGCGGGTGGGTTTCGAGGCCGAGCACCTGACGGTCGCCGGGCTGGAGGACCTGCGCGCTCACTGGGACGCGGAGATGGTTCCGACGCGCGGGCTGGTGGAGCGGGTCCGGCTCGTCAAGTCGCCGGGGGAGGTGGCGGCGATCCGGGAGGCGCAGGAGTTGGCCGACCGGGTGTTCGCCGAGGTGCGCCCCATGATTCGGGCGGGGGTGCGGGAACTTGACGTGGCGCTCGAACTCGAACTCGGCCTGCGCCGGGCCGGGGCCGAGGTGGGCTTCGACGTGATCGTGGCGAGCGGTCCGCGCGGGGCGATGCCGCACGGGGTGGCAAGTGAGAGGGTCATTGAGGACGGCGACCTCGTGACGATCGACTTCGGGGCGCGCCTGCGCGGCTACCACTCGGACATGACGCGGACGGTGGCGGTGGGAACGCCCTCGGAAGAGCTGCGCCGGGTCTACAACGCCGTGCTGGAGGCGGAGGAAGCGGCGGTGGCGGCGGTGCGGCCCGGGGCGCGGGGGGGCGACCTCGACGCCGTGGCACGCGGAATTCTGGAGGGGCGTGGCCTGGGCGAGGCCTTCGCGCACTCGCTGGGGCACGGGGTTGGGCTGGATATCCACGAGGGGCCCAGCCTGCGCAAGGGCAGCGATGACGTGTTGGAACCGGGCATGGTCGTGACGGTGGAACCGGGCGCGTACCTGCCTGGGGTCGGCGGGGTCCGCATCGAGGACCTCGTGCTGGTGACGGAGACGGGATACGAGGTGCTGAGCCGCACGCCGAAGGAGCAATTGTGA
- a CDS encoding YchJ family protein, translating into MMRSRYTAYALRNTEYVRRTWHPDTCPPDLDLEEDDARYLGLKIHHAEGNEVEFTATLRMDGRTHRMHERSRFTRLNGTWVYVAGVDPTDPGELSG; encoded by the coding sequence CTGATGCGTTCGCGGTACACGGCCTACGCCCTGCGCAATACGGAGTATGTGCGGCGGACCTGGCACCCGGACACCTGCCCGCCGGACCTGGACTTGGAAGAAGATGACGCGCGCTACCTGGGCCTCAAAATTCATCACGCGGAGGGTAACGAGGTGGAGTTCACCGCGACGTTGCGGATGGATGGTCGTACTCACCGTATGCACGAGCGCAGCAGATTTACAAGACTGAACGGCACATGGGTATATGTGGCGGGCGTGGACCCGACCGA
- the pepF gene encoding oligoendopeptidase F has translation MTITERKAALPPRADVPREQTWDIEALFATPGDWEAESQALPTAIDALAAYTGKLGGSPEALAAYLRESDEVELRLNRFFSYASMGASVDGRDAAAAARRDRASAVAAQFGSVTAFAEPELLALDEETLRGWLGHPDLADHRIRIERILRDRPHVRSAEVEELLGAVQAPFSSERGIHPALANMDLRFGTAGGETVTQGNVDRLTSAPDREVRRQAWENYADAHLAVRHAQAGMYATNVRQNVFLARARRYPDAITATLDPDRIPTQVVTTLLDTYRAHTPTWHRYWNVRREWLGLPELREYDVKAALVPPRPVSYEQAVEWIAEGMAPLGEDYVRDLRAGLTVERWVDYAENDGKRQGAYSNGGGRVKPYIFMTWNGTVSSYSTLAHEIGHSMHSLLSQREHPFAVPRYTLFHAEVASNFNQAMVRQHLLKQAREAGDTDFEVALIEEALSNFHRYFFIMPTLAAFELECYRRIEAGGTLSAPDLITLTADLLQQGYGKGVKMDRERSGILWAQFSTHLYANFYAYQYATGISAAHQLLAQFSEDPEGARKRYLAFLKSGGSLDPIDALREAGVDMLSPEPVEATFRTLAGYVDRLEELLAARPSPK, from the coding sequence ATGACCATCACCGAGAGGAAGGCGGCGCTGCCGCCCCGTGCCGACGTGCCGCGTGAGCAGACCTGGGACATCGAGGCCCTCTTCGCCACTCCCGGGGACTGGGAGGCGGAATCGCAGGCGCTCCCCACCGCCATCGACGCCCTCGCCGCCTACACCGGGAAGCTCGGGGGCAGCCCCGAGGCCCTGGCCGCCTACCTGCGCGAGTCGGACGAGGTCGAGCTGCGCCTCAACCGCTTCTTCTCGTACGCGAGCATGGGCGCCAGCGTGGACGGCCGGGACGCCGCCGCCGCCGCCCGCCGCGACCGGGCGAGCGCCGTCGCCGCTCAGTTCGGCAGCGTGACCGCCTTTGCGGAACCCGAGCTTCTGGCACTGGACGAGGAGACCCTGCGCGGCTGGCTGGGTCACCCCGACCTGGCCGACCATCGCATCCGGATTGAGCGCATCCTGCGTGACCGCCCCCACGTTCGCTCCGCCGAGGTGGAGGAACTCCTCGGCGCCGTCCAGGCCCCCTTCTCCTCGGAGCGCGGCATCCACCCGGCCCTCGCCAACATGGACCTGCGCTTCGGCACGGCGGGCGGCGAGACGGTCACCCAGGGCAACGTCGACCGCCTGACCTCCGCCCCCGACCGCGAGGTCCGGCGCCAGGCCTGGGAGAACTACGCCGACGCCCACCTCGCCGTCCGCCACGCCCAGGCGGGCATGTACGCCACCAACGTCCGCCAGAACGTCTTCCTGGCCCGCGCCCGCCGCTACCCCGACGCGATCACCGCGACCCTTGACCCCGACCGCATCCCCACCCAGGTCGTCACCACCCTCCTGGACACCTACCGCGCCCACACCCCGACCTGGCACCGCTACTGGAACGTGCGCCGCGAGTGGCTGGGCCTCCCCGAGCTGCGCGAGTACGACGTGAAGGCCGCCCTGGTGCCGCCCCGCCCAGTCAGTTACGAGCAGGCGGTGGAGTGGATCGCCGAGGGCATGGCCCCGCTCGGTGAGGACTACGTGCGGGACCTGCGCGCCGGGCTGACCGTCGAACGCTGGGTCGACTACGCCGAGAACGACGGCAAACGCCAGGGCGCTTATTCCAACGGCGGCGGGCGCGTCAAGCCCTACATCTTCATGACCTGGAATGGCACGGTGAGCAGCTACTCCACCCTCGCCCACGAGATCGGCCATTCCATGCACTCGCTGCTCTCCCAGCGCGAACATCCCTTCGCCGTGCCGCGCTACACCCTCTTCCACGCGGAGGTGGCGTCCAACTTCAACCAGGCGATGGTGCGTCAGCATCTCCTGAAGCAAGCCCGGGAGGCGGGCGACACCGACTTCGAGGTCGCCCTCATCGAGGAGGCGCTGTCCAACTTCCACCGCTACTTCTTCATCATGCCGACCCTGGCCGCCTTCGAGCTGGAGTGCTACCGCCGCATTGAGGCAGGCGGGACCCTGAGTGCTCCCGACCTCATCACCCTGACCGCCGACCTCCTGCAGCAGGGCTACGGCAAGGGCGTAAAGATGGACCGCGAGCGCAGCGGCATCCTGTGGGCGCAGTTCTCCACCCACCTGTACGCCAACTTCTACGCCTACCAGTACGCGACGGGGATCAGCGCGGCCCACCAGCTCCTCGCGCAGTTCAGTGAAGACCCCGAGGGTGCCCGCAAGCGCTACCTCGCCTTCCTGAAGTCCGGCGGCAGCCTCGACCCCATTGACGCGCTGCGCGAGGCGGGGGTGGACATGCTCTCGCCCGAACCGGTGGAGGCGACCTTCCGCACCCTGGCGGGCTACGTGGACCGGCTGGAGGAACTGCTCGCCGCGCGCCCCTCACCAAAGTGA
- a CDS encoding DUF6544 family protein, whose amino-acid sequence MILRRVLGVLASLLVVLALAGWVGLQFPPTPFPAVAGRASTPEVVRLPAGLPEPVERFYRQTYGDWVPVISTAVVTGRATLHPLPWGPAVQGRCRFTHEAGRNYRHAIEATWYGRPFLPFDESYLGGVSRQETPFGSNANEPEGAQAANLALWAEAIWFPALYLTDPRVSWEALDDNTAVLNVPFGEDRERFIVRFDPATGRPFLLEAMRYKDVRNPNKVLWLAQIRGWGAFGGVNLPRVVTFTWADEGKPSETFTVEDIAYNLNVSQSLRATGL is encoded by the coding sequence ATGATCCTGCGCCGCGTGCTGGGCGTCCTCGCCAGCCTGCTCGTGGTCCTGGCACTTGCAGGTTGGGTCGGCCTTCAGTTCCCGCCCACCCCGTTCCCCGCCGTTGCGGGGCGCGCGTCCACCCCGGAGGTCGTGCGGCTTCCCGCGGGCCTCCCCGAGCCCGTCGAGCGCTTCTACCGCCAGACCTACGGTGACTGGGTCCCGGTGATCTCCACCGCCGTCGTCACCGGCCGGGCCACCCTGCACCCCCTGCCGTGGGGCCCCGCCGTTCAGGGCCGCTGCCGCTTCACCCACGAGGCGGGCCGCAACTACCGCCACGCCATAGAGGCGACGTGGTACGGGCGGCCCTTCCTGCCATTCGACGAGTCGTACCTGGGCGGGGTGAGTCGCCAGGAGACACCCTTCGGCTCGAACGCGAACGAACCCGAGGGCGCCCAGGCCGCCAACCTCGCCCTGTGGGCCGAGGCGATCTGGTTTCCCGCCCTCTACTTGACCGACCCCCGCGTGAGCTGGGAGGCGCTGGACGACAACACGGCCGTCCTGAACGTGCCCTTCGGCGAGGACCGCGAGCGCTTCATCGTCCGCTTCGACCCGGCCACCGGGCGCCCGTTCCTCCTGGAAGCCATGCGCTATAAGGACGTGAGGAATCCTAATAAAGTCCTGTGGCTGGCCCAGATTCGCGGGTGGGGCGCTTTTGGGGGCGTCAACCTGCCCCGGGTGGTCACCTTCACCTGGGCTGACGAGGGGAAGCCCTCGGAGACCTTCACCGTGGAGGACATCGCCTACAACCTGAACGTGAGCCAGTCTCTCCGGGCAACTGGGCTGTAA